One region of Candidatus Rhodoblastus alkanivorans genomic DNA includes:
- the tnpC gene encoding IS66 family transposase gives MDAARLALAEENAALKAELAVARAKASEDTALIAQQKLRIAKLERQIYGQRSERSERLIDQLSLAFEEAEASATQDELAAEQAVAQTTTVRGFTRQRPERNTFPEHLPRERVVIAPPTACECCGGHRLRKLGEDVTRTLESQPRQWKVVETVREKFTCRNCEKVSQAPAPFHVIPRGWAGPSLLAMIVFEKFGQHQPLNRQAERYALEGVPIPLSTMADSVGLVCAALNPILRLMEAHVMAAERLHGDDTTVPVLAEGKTDTGRCWIYVRDDKPFGGAGPPAAMFYYSRNRRGENPQAHLAGYSGIFQADAFEGYGKLYQADRKPGPIKEAACWAHARRPFFIMADIEENARRKASGKKEIPLSPVAIEVVRRIDALFEIERAINGTSAAERLAVRQKQSRPLIEDLQVYLREQFGKFSRGHDLAKAINYILKRWPAFTLFLEDGRVCLSNNAAERGLRGIALGRKSWLFCGSDRGGERAAAMYSLIITCKMNGVDPQAWLADVLTRIAGHPAHRLDELMPWNWKPQSPAASAKAA, from the coding sequence ATGGACGCCGCCCGCCTCGCCCTCGCAGAAGAAAACGCCGCGCTGAAAGCGGAGTTGGCGGTGGCGCGGGCCAAAGCCTCGGAAGACACGGCGCTGATCGCGCAGCAGAAGCTGCGGATCGCCAAGCTGGAACGCCAAATTTATGGACAACGTTCCGAGCGCTCGGAGCGCCTAATCGATCAGTTGTCGCTGGCGTTCGAAGAGGCGGAGGCCAGCGCCACACAAGACGAACTCGCGGCAGAACAGGCCGTCGCCCAGACAACGACTGTGCGCGGATTTACGCGCCAACGCCCCGAGCGCAACACGTTCCCCGAGCATCTTCCCCGCGAACGGGTGGTGATCGCGCCGCCGACGGCGTGCGAATGCTGCGGCGGCCACCGGCTGCGCAAGCTCGGCGAGGACGTGACGCGGACGCTGGAGTCGCAGCCGCGTCAGTGGAAGGTGGTCGAGACGGTGCGCGAAAAGTTCACCTGCCGCAATTGCGAGAAGGTCAGTCAGGCGCCCGCGCCGTTCCACGTCATCCCAAGAGGATGGGCGGGGCCGAGTCTGCTGGCGATGATCGTGTTCGAGAAGTTCGGCCAGCACCAGCCGTTGAACCGCCAAGCCGAACGCTACGCCCTGGAAGGCGTGCCGATCCCGCTGTCGACCATGGCGGACTCCGTGGGATTGGTCTGCGCGGCGCTGAATCCGATCCTTCGTCTGATGGAGGCCCATGTGATGGCGGCCGAGCGGCTGCATGGCGACGATACGACCGTGCCAGTTCTAGCCGAGGGCAAGACCGACACCGGGCGATGCTGGATCTACGTGCGCGACGACAAGCCCTTCGGCGGCGCCGGGCCGCCGGCGGCGATGTTCTATTATTCGCGCAATCGCCGGGGCGAGAATCCGCAGGCGCATCTGGCTGGATATTCCGGAATCTTCCAGGCGGACGCCTTTGAAGGCTACGGCAAGCTTTATCAGGCTGACCGAAAGCCCGGTCCGATCAAGGAGGCGGCGTGTTGGGCGCATGCGCGGCGACCGTTCTTCATCATGGCCGACATCGAGGAGAACGCGCGGCGCAAGGCCTCCGGCAAAAAGGAGATTCCGCTGTCGCCCGTCGCGATCGAGGTCGTGCGCCGCATCGACGCGCTGTTCGAGATCGAGCGCGCGATCAACGGCACGAGCGCCGCGGAGCGCCTGGCGGTTCGGCAAAAGCAGAGCCGGCCGCTGATCGAGGATCTCCAAGTCTATCTGCGCGAGCAGTTCGGCAAGTTCTCGCGCGGGCACGATCTCGCCAAGGCGATCAATTACATTCTCAAGCGTTGGCCGGCCTTCACGCTGTTTCTTGAGGACGGGCGCGTTTGCCTCTCGAACAACGCTGCTGAGCGAGGCCTGCGCGGCATCGCCCTTGGAAGAAAATCGTGGTTGTTCTGCGGGTCGGATCGCGGGGGCGAGCGCGCCGCGGCGATGTACAGCCTGATCATCACCTGCAAGATGAATGGCGTCGATCCGCAGGCCTGGCTGGCCGACGTCCTCACCCGCATCGCCGGCCACCCCGCGCACCGACTGGACGAACTGATGCCGTGGAACTGGAAGCCGCAGTCGCCGGCCGCATCCGCCAAGGCCGCCTGA
- the tnpB gene encoding IS66 family insertion sequence element accessory protein TnpB (TnpB, as the term is used for proteins encoded by IS66 family insertion elements, is considered an accessory protein, since TnpC, encoded by a neighboring gene, is a DDE family transposase.), producing the protein MIPIPSGCRVWIAMGHTDMRRGMQGLALQVQEQLMRDPHAGDLYIFRGRRGDLAKILWHDGVGLSLYAKRLDRGKFIWPSAKDGVVSISASQMACMLEGVDWRNPQLTWRPTSAG; encoded by the coding sequence ATGATCCCGATACCCTCGGGATGCCGCGTCTGGATTGCGATGGGTCACACGGACATGCGCCGGGGCATGCAGGGTTTGGCCCTTCAGGTCCAGGAGCAGTTGATGCGAGATCCCCACGCCGGCGACCTGTACATCTTCAGGGGTCGTCGCGGCGATCTGGCGAAGATTCTTTGGCATGACGGCGTCGGGCTTTCTCTCTACGCCAAGAGATTGGACCGAGGAAAGTTCATCTGGCCTTCAGCGAAAGACGGCGTCGTTTCGATATCGGCTTCTCAGATGGCCTGTATGCTTGAGGGGGTCGACTGGCGAAATCCGCAATTGACCTGGCGACCGACCAGCGCCGGGTAA
- the tnpA gene encoding IS66-like element accessory protein TnpA, translating to MISGAERRRRWSDEDRARILAASFEPGAVIAEVARREDVCTSLVFKWRREMREAVEADASGFAPVVIKPAPAAPCSSPSTNLGSAVIEVELREARVRIHAGAPSSVIAAALKALQP from the coding sequence TTGATTTCTGGCGCCGAGCGCCGCCGGCGCTGGAGTGACGAAGACCGGGCGCGGATTCTCGCCGCCAGTTTTGAACCCGGGGCGGTGATCGCGGAAGTGGCGCGCCGCGAGGATGTTTGCACCAGCCTCGTCTTCAAATGGCGCCGGGAGATGCGCGAAGCTGTTGAGGCGGATGCTTCCGGATTTGCGCCCGTTGTCATCAAGCCGGCGCCAGCGGCGCCTTGCTCATCGCCATCAACGAACTTGGGTTCCGCCGTGATCGAGGTGGAGCTGAGGGAGGCGCGCGTGCGGATCCACGCTGGCGCGCCGTCGTCGGTGATCGCGGCGGCCTTGAAGGCGTTGCAGCCATGA
- a CDS encoding SIR2 family protein: MSDSEDGEKPKQVFQFIRGSESDGREYDWAEGAEIVRKALAESLNAKNVAFLLGAGCSSLRVNGAEVGIPTMAPLAEEFTKKLEEDVPGLPTAKERQALIDRLGIDIGADEYARNLERLMELLHSLRFSLGRSSLEAAKRDLEIVESIIAKVQGFLWEKCTQGKFAEGDRSVLNLYETFYRKLVLRDRSLPRPWIFTTNYDLFNETAMDRLGLPYANGFSGVVERRFNPATFRYALAEQLDLTSRKWSAVDGFVYLCKIHGSISWTEDDHGLYPIREAAASNEPGKVMIYPTPAKQNASLGSPYADLFREFQSRVVREQSVLFTMGYAFGDEHINNIIYQALTIPTFRLVIFVDPTLKGEIEKLKALRDPRIWIIGGDGPQAGRKAHYFDTIIEQFLPQRPSERIDDAIRKVLEAMSPPRKREEAE, encoded by the coding sequence TTGAGCGATTCAGAAGACGGCGAGAAACCAAAGCAAGTTTTCCAGTTTATTCGGGGCTCCGAGTCTGACGGGCGCGAATATGATTGGGCGGAAGGAGCGGAGATCGTCCGCAAAGCTCTCGCAGAATCCCTTAACGCAAAGAATGTAGCATTCTTGCTGGGCGCTGGATGTTCATCGCTACGTGTTAATGGGGCAGAGGTTGGGATTCCGACCATGGCCCCGCTTGCTGAAGAATTTACGAAAAAGTTGGAGGAAGACGTCCCTGGCTTGCCAACGGCTAAAGAACGCCAGGCACTGATTGATCGGCTCGGCATTGATATTGGCGCCGACGAATATGCCCGCAACCTCGAACGTCTCATGGAATTGCTCCACAGCTTGCGCTTCTCTCTGGGACGGAGTTCGCTTGAGGCGGCGAAGAGGGACCTGGAAATCGTCGAATCGATCATCGCAAAAGTGCAGGGCTTCCTCTGGGAAAAATGCACACAAGGAAAATTCGCCGAAGGCGACCGGAGTGTCCTGAATCTGTATGAGACTTTTTACAGAAAACTCGTTCTCCGCGATCGTTCACTGCCCCGTCCTTGGATATTCACGACCAATTACGATCTTTTCAACGAGACGGCGATGGACAGGCTCGGCCTGCCGTATGCGAATGGATTCTCCGGCGTTGTTGAGCGCCGGTTCAATCCGGCGACCTTTCGATATGCTCTTGCGGAACAGCTCGATCTGACCAGCCGCAAATGGTCGGCCGTTGATGGTTTTGTCTATCTCTGCAAAATCCATGGTTCGATCAGTTGGACCGAGGACGATCACGGGCTTTATCCGATCAGGGAGGCGGCAGCCTCCAACGAGCCCGGGAAAGTGATGATTTATCCCACGCCCGCAAAACAGAACGCCAGCCTCGGATCGCCCTACGCTGACCTTTTTCGTGAATTCCAATCGCGGGTCGTACGCGAGCAGAGCGTGCTGTTCACGATGGGCTACGCATTCGGCGACGAGCACATTAACAACATCATTTATCAGGCGCTGACGATCCCCACCTTTCGGTTGGTGATCTTTGTTGACCCGACGCTGAAAGGCGAGATTGAGAAACTCAAGGCGTTGAGGGATCCGCGGATCTGGATCATTGGTGGCGACGGGCCCCAAGCTGGTCGCAAGGCGCACTATTTTGACACGATCATCGAACAGTTCCTGCCGCAGCGCCCGAGTGAACGCATTGACGATGCGATCCGGAAGGTTCTGGAAGCGATGTCTCCTCCTCGAAAGAGGGAGGAGGCAGAATGA
- a CDS encoding ATP-binding protein — protein sequence MSRDDRKRAIGKVVSVAADRFVVEMHAGTDNFTVVGFDDVHYVARLGSFLMLPVQTEYVVAEVVGLREQDVSRPGRGDGEMDKASSAKFLDVVPVGMLPQDRREKFRFGVSVFPSLYADALYALDAELDRVFETDVPSEPAPKRGDDPPIPPEATRFRALSIGRSVIFDGYDVKVRIDDFFGGHTAVLGNTGSGKSCTVASVLQSLFDKADEHHARGATFVVFDVNGEYAKALTPLANGSGIGVAHIVLDGSSANGRFRLPHWFLEQSEWELLLQASERTQVPILRMALGLSTLFSGGNTRELNGIKNHILATCLSQILRDDSGSPSKHDRMVGLLQRFNTVEINNRIIAQYIRINYGQMANPEGLTSYLLGGAQGGGFIIDGLKLPAYESLPFEFSALGEALDLAILYEEAHGNRQIRDYCSQLLTRFKSLEERQEYAFLRQDLQADGNNPSIASFLERLLGLSRNGAGWVKQNQIVIIDMNAVEDEVVELVASVLARMAFRLLRQADPRNRFPIHLLLEEAHRYIASTPSRYAIDASRVFERIAKEGRKYGLFLLVASQRPSELSKTVLSQCSNFVIHRIQNPDDLSHIRQMTPFISDAVLKRLPSLPKQHALVFGTSVNLPTTFRVRDAHPLPASDDAKIRDLWFHEEGRTAQVCIAAPPVNGADGGVVG from the coding sequence ATGAGTCGGGATGATCGTAAACGCGCCATCGGTAAGGTCGTCTCCGTTGCGGCCGATCGATTCGTCGTCGAGATGCACGCCGGTACCGACAACTTCACCGTCGTTGGCTTCGATGACGTTCATTACGTCGCTCGGCTCGGCTCATTTCTGATGCTTCCGGTTCAAACCGAATATGTGGTCGCGGAAGTTGTTGGTCTACGCGAGCAGGATGTGAGCCGCCCTGGTCGTGGCGACGGGGAGATGGACAAAGCGTCATCTGCGAAATTTCTGGACGTTGTCCCCGTTGGAATGTTGCCGCAGGACCGCCGGGAGAAATTTCGATTCGGCGTGTCCGTGTTTCCGTCCCTATACGCGGACGCGCTCTACGCGCTGGATGCGGAACTCGATCGTGTGTTCGAAACGGATGTCCCGAGTGAGCCCGCGCCAAAGAGGGGAGACGATCCGCCAATTCCGCCCGAGGCGACGCGTTTTCGCGCGCTATCGATCGGCAGGTCTGTCATCTTCGACGGCTACGACGTCAAAGTTCGTATTGATGACTTCTTTGGCGGGCATACTGCGGTTCTCGGAAACACCGGCAGCGGCAAGTCCTGCACGGTAGCGTCTGTGCTGCAATCCTTGTTTGACAAAGCCGATGAACACCATGCCCGCGGTGCAACCTTCGTCGTCTTCGATGTCAACGGTGAATATGCCAAGGCGCTGACGCCCCTGGCCAATGGGAGCGGGATTGGTGTTGCTCATATTGTGCTTGATGGTTCGTCGGCGAACGGGCGTTTCCGATTGCCTCATTGGTTCCTTGAGCAGTCGGAATGGGAGTTGCTTCTCCAGGCGAGCGAGCGGACCCAAGTACCAATTCTGCGCATGGCGCTCGGGCTCTCGACACTATTCTCAGGCGGGAACACGCGCGAGTTGAACGGCATCAAGAACCATATCTTGGCCACTTGCTTAAGCCAGATCCTTCGGGATGACTCGGGAAGTCCGTCCAAGCATGATCGGATGGTGGGGCTTCTACAACGATTCAATACGGTCGAGATCAACAACCGGATAATCGCCCAATACATCCGGATCAATTATGGCCAAATGGCAAATCCTGAGGGGCTGACCTCCTACCTGCTCGGTGGCGCTCAAGGTGGAGGGTTCATTATCGACGGGCTGAAGCTTCCCGCCTACGAGAGTCTTCCGTTCGAGTTTTCCGCGCTGGGTGAGGCACTCGACCTTGCGATTCTCTATGAGGAGGCGCACGGAAACAGGCAAATTCGCGACTATTGTTCCCAGTTGTTGACACGGTTTAAATCGTTGGAGGAGCGCCAAGAATACGCGTTTCTTAGGCAAGATCTTCAGGCTGACGGCAATAATCCGTCTATCGCCTCATTCCTGGAGCGCCTTCTAGGCTTGTCGCGAAACGGCGCCGGCTGGGTGAAGCAGAACCAGATCGTGATCATCGATATGAACGCGGTCGAGGACGAAGTCGTGGAACTGGTGGCTTCGGTTTTGGCGCGGATGGCATTCCGCTTGCTCCGCCAGGCTGATCCACGCAACCGCTTTCCCATCCACTTGTTGCTCGAAGAGGCGCATCGCTACATCGCTTCCACGCCGTCACGTTATGCAATCGACGCAAGCCGCGTCTTTGAGCGCATCGCCAAAGAGGGCCGTAAATACGGGCTGTTCCTGCTCGTTGCCTCTCAAAGACCGAGTGAACTGTCAAAGACCGTGCTGTCGCAGTGCTCAAATTTCGTAATCCACCGCATCCAGAACCCTGACGATCTCTCGCACATTCGGCAGATGACCCCGTTTATTTCGGATGCGGTCTTGAAGCGCCTGCCATCCTTGCCCAAGCAACATGCGCTGGTATTCGGAACATCGGTGAATCTGCCGACGACGTTCAGGGTGCGCGACGCCCATCCGCTTCCCGCGAGCGATGATGCAAAAATCCGGGATCTTTGGTTCCATGAAGAAGGACGCACGGCTCAGGTCTGCATCGCAGCACCGCCTGTTAACGGCGCCGATGGCGGCGTGGTCGGCTGA
- a CDS encoding 3'-5' exonuclease has protein sequence MTGEPDLEKFAAALEKSPDYKVLRRLQPRAPIEGFPGVETRAGLFVDVETTGLNPELDEIVELAMVPFRYALDGTVVQVLDPFDRLREPSTPIPPEITALTGITAEMVSGKEIDLAEVVKFAAPAALVIAHNAAFDRRFLERFCPMFSTKPWACSMAEVDWAAEGFEGTKLPYLAMAQGFFYDRHRAANDCLAAIEVLARELPRARVPALAKLLERARQPTWRIWAENSPFECKDFLKARGYRWNGEENGRPRAWYIDVSDVQKDAELVYMQREIYRYEVELNPVRVTAYDRYSDRV, from the coding sequence ATGACGGGTGAACCAGATCTCGAAAAATTTGCCGCTGCTCTGGAGAAAAGCCCAGACTATAAAGTTTTGCGGCGCCTTCAGCCGCGCGCGCCGATCGAAGGGTTTCCTGGCGTTGAAACTCGCGCCGGCCTTTTTGTCGATGTGGAGACGACAGGCCTCAATCCAGAACTGGATGAGATAGTTGAGTTAGCGATGGTGCCGTTCAGATATGCCCTGGACGGCACTGTGGTTCAGGTGCTCGACCCATTCGACCGTCTTCGTGAACCGTCCACGCCAATCCCTCCCGAAATAACGGCACTTACAGGCATAACCGCCGAAATGGTGTCTGGAAAAGAAATCGACCTAGCCGAGGTCGTCAAATTTGCTGCGCCAGCCGCTTTGGTTATCGCCCACAATGCTGCCTTTGATCGTCGCTTTTTGGAGCGGTTCTGCCCGATGTTTTCGACCAAGCCATGGGCTTGTTCTATGGCAGAGGTTGATTGGGCAGCCGAGGGATTCGAAGGGACGAAGCTTCCCTACCTCGCTATGGCGCAGGGCTTTTTCTATGATCGACACCGAGCAGCCAACGACTGTCTAGCGGCAATTGAGGTCTTGGCGCGCGAGCTTCCTCGCGCTCGTGTCCCAGCTTTGGCAAAATTACTTGAACGTGCACGCCAGCCAACGTGGCGCATTTGGGCGGAAAACTCCCCATTTGAATGCAAGGATTTTTTGAAAGCACGTGGCTACCGGTGGAACGGCGAAGAGAACGGTCGACCAAGAGCGTGGTACATTGACGTCTCAGACGTTCAAAAGGATGCAGAACTCGTCTATATGCAGCGGGAGATTTATCGATACGAGGTCGAGCTCAACCCCGTCCGCGTGACGGCTTATGATCGGTATTCTGACCGGGTCTAG
- the recD2 gene encoding SF1B family DNA helicase RecD2 produces the protein MKPSFDATPPKDTLVGAVERVTFHNEDTGFAVLKVKARGQRDLVPVVGHAASISAGEFIHAVGVWITDRTHGLQFKADFLKTTPPTTAEGIEKYLGSGMVRGIGPKLAERIVAVFGAATFEIIEASPEKLRDVSGIGEFRAGKIAAGWAEQKAVRDIMLFLHSNGVGTSRAVRIFKTYGHDAIQVMTEDPYRLARDIRGIGFRTADAIAMKLGMTREAPQRVRAGVSFALQEATDEGHCGLPAEDLIKLATTLLEVDAGVVDAALAHEIAGSEVVADTIEGRSCIFLRGLYLAERGIAERLLALARGEPPWPAIEADKAVPWVEKKTGKTLAASQRAAIAMVLRSKTAVVTGGPGVGKTTLLDAILRIVLAKGTKILLAAPTGRAAKRMSEQTGIEAKTIHRLLETDPKKGGFKRNAENQLDCDLLVVDETSMLDASLMFALVKAIPPKAALLLVGDVDQLPSVGPGQVLADVINSGAVAVARLTEVFRQAAESRIVVNAHRINRGEMPEWTKPGEDSDFFFVEAADPEDGAAKVVEIVRDRIPRRFGLDPVRDIQVLCPMQRGALGARALNADLQNALNPNMGEKIERFGSAFAPGDKVMQTENDYDREVFNGDLGRVRRIDQTDGVLIADFDGREVEYPFGELDALVPAYATTIHKSQGSEYPAVVITLAKQHYTMLARNLVYTAVTRGKRLVVIVGQRKALAIAVRSHGSRRRWTKLREWLTGNGAAA, from the coding sequence ATGAAGCCCTCCTTCGATGCAACGCCGCCCAAAGATACGCTCGTCGGCGCGGTCGAGCGGGTCACGTTTCACAATGAGGACACCGGCTTCGCTGTTTTGAAAGTGAAGGCGCGGGGGCAGCGCGACCTTGTGCCGGTCGTCGGCCACGCCGCGTCGATTTCGGCTGGCGAATTCATCCACGCCGTCGGCGTCTGGATCACCGACCGAACCCACGGGCTGCAATTCAAGGCGGATTTCCTCAAGACTACGCCGCCGACGACGGCCGAGGGGATTGAGAAATACCTCGGCTCCGGCATGGTGCGCGGCATCGGCCCGAAGCTCGCCGAGCGGATCGTCGCCGTATTCGGCGCGGCGACGTTCGAAATCATCGAGGCGAGCCCGGAGAAGCTGAGGGACGTTTCGGGCATAGGCGAGTTCCGCGCCGGAAAAATCGCCGCCGGCTGGGCCGAGCAAAAGGCCGTCCGCGACATCATGCTCTTCCTGCACTCCAACGGCGTTGGCACGTCGCGGGCGGTCCGCATCTTCAAGACTTATGGACACGACGCAATCCAGGTCATGACCGAGGATCCCTATCGGCTCGCGCGCGACATCCGCGGCATCGGGTTTCGCACCGCCGACGCCATCGCCATGAAGCTCGGCATGACGCGCGAAGCGCCGCAAAGGGTGCGCGCTGGCGTCTCCTTCGCGCTGCAGGAAGCGACCGACGAGGGCCATTGCGGTCTGCCGGCGGAGGACCTCATCAAACTGGCGACGACGCTGCTCGAAGTCGACGCCGGCGTCGTCGACGCGGCCCTGGCCCATGAGATCGCCGGCAGCGAGGTCGTTGCGGACACGATCGAGGGGCGATCCTGCATCTTCCTGCGCGGGCTGTATCTCGCCGAGCGCGGCATCGCCGAACGCCTGCTTGCGTTGGCGCGGGGCGAGCCGCCATGGCCGGCGATCGAAGCCGACAAGGCTGTTCCGTGGGTCGAGAAAAAGACCGGCAAGACACTGGCGGCGTCGCAGCGCGCCGCGATCGCGATGGTGCTCCGGTCAAAGACGGCCGTAGTCACGGGCGGACCCGGCGTCGGCAAAACGACGCTGCTCGACGCCATCCTGCGCATCGTCCTCGCCAAGGGAACGAAGATCCTGCTCGCGGCGCCGACCGGCCGCGCCGCCAAGCGAATGTCCGAGCAGACCGGCATCGAAGCCAAGACTATCCACCGGCTGCTTGAGACCGATCCCAAGAAGGGCGGGTTCAAACGCAACGCCGAGAACCAGCTTGATTGCGATCTTCTCGTCGTCGACGAGACCAGCATGCTCGATGCCTCGCTGATGTTCGCCCTGGTGAAGGCCATTCCCCCGAAGGCGGCCCTGCTGTTGGTCGGCGACGTCGACCAATTGCCGTCGGTCGGTCCGGGGCAGGTGCTTGCCGACGTCATCAATTCCGGCGCCGTCGCGGTCGCCCGGTTGACCGAGGTGTTCCGGCAAGCCGCCGAGAGCCGGATCGTCGTCAATGCGCATCGCATCAATCGCGGCGAAATGCCGGAATGGACCAAGCCGGGCGAAGACTCCGACTTCTTCTTCGTCGAGGCAGCTGATCCCGAGGATGGCGCCGCGAAGGTGGTCGAGATCGTCCGCGACAGAATTCCCCGACGCTTCGGCCTCGATCCGGTCCGCGACATTCAGGTGCTGTGCCCGATGCAGCGCGGGGCCCTTGGCGCGCGGGCGCTCAACGCCGATCTCCAGAACGCCCTAAATCCGAACATGGGCGAGAAAATCGAGCGTTTCGGCTCGGCCTTCGCTCCGGGCGACAAGGTCATGCAGACCGAAAACGACTACGACCGCGAGGTGTTCAACGGCGATCTCGGCAGGGTCCGGCGCATCGACCAGACCGACGGTGTTCTGATCGCCGACTTCGACGGGCGCGAGGTCGAATATCCGTTCGGTGAACTCGACGCGCTCGTTCCCGCCTACGCGACGACGATTCACAAGTCGCAGGGGTCGGAATATCCCGCCGTGGTGATCACGCTGGCGAAACAGCACTACACAATGCTCGCCAGGAACCTGGTCTATACCGCCGTCACCCGGGGCAAGCGCCTCGTCGTCATCGTCGGACAGCGCAAGGCGCTCGCCATCGCCGTCCGCAGCCATGGGTCGCGACGACGTTGGACGAAACTGCGCGAATGGCTGACGGGGAACGGGGCGGCGGCATGA
- a CDS encoding WGR domain-containing protein, with amino-acid sequence MSPADLKIATRKFSEAVHLRRIDPTRNMARFYEVSLEPSLFGTWAVVRRWGRIGCQGRIRLELCDSADDAFDCIKRLISAKRRRGYQTVV; translated from the coding sequence ATGTCCCCAGCAGACTTGAAGATCGCTACGCGCAAATTCTCGGAAGCTGTGCACCTGCGCCGGATCGACCCGACGCGGAACATGGCGAGGTTCTACGAAGTCTCGCTTGAGCCCTCGCTATTTGGGACCTGGGCGGTCGTGCGCCGCTGGGGTCGTATCGGCTGTCAGGGCCGAATTCGATTGGAGCTTTGCGACAGCGCCGACGACGCCTTCGATTGCATCAAGCGTCTGATCTCGGCGAAGCGTCGGCGCGGCTATCAAACGGTCGTGTAA